The DNA window ACGGACTGAAAAAGGGAACAATCGTAGGTAAAGGCGCAATCAACAACCGTATGACAAATCATATTTTCAGGCTGCTTGAAGCCGAAGGCGTACCGACTCATTTAGTAGAAGAGCTGAGCGACAGAGAGACCGCTGTAAAGAAGGTTGAGATCGTGCCGCTTGAGGTTATCATCAGAAACTTCTCCGCAGGCAGCTTTGCTAAGAAGATGGGTATGGAAGAGGGAATCGAATTCAAGTGCCCAACCCTGGAATTCAGCTACAAGAATGACGACTTAGGCGATCCGTTTATCAATAAATACTATGCACTGTCCCTTGAACTGGCTACAGAGGAAGAGATTGATGCCATCACAAAATATGCATTCAAGGTAAATGAAGTAATGCGCAGGTATTTCGGCAGCCTTGGAATTGAATTAATCGACTTCAAGATCGAATTTGGCCGTTACCATGGACAGATTATCCTGGCTGACGAGGTATCTCCTGATACATGCCGTCTTTGGGACAAAGAGACACATGAAAAACTTGACAAAGACCGTTTCAGACGCGATATGGGCAATGTAGAGGACGCATACAACGAAGTGTTCAGACGTCTTGGAATTGCCGACAGAAAGTAATATCCGCCGACGATTGAGAAAACTTACGGCTTCCGCTATAATGAATGGTGGAAGCCGGTTTTATTGATGGCGGCGGCCTGCGTTCGCGGCCCACTATAAACTTAACACAATAAAAGAAGAGAGGTAAAATCATGTACGACAGATATGTTAGCCCCCTTTCAGAGCGTTATGCCAGTAAAGAAATGCAGTATATTTTCTCACCGGAGAAAAAGTTCAGGACCTGGAGAAAACTCTGGATCGCACTTGCCGAGACGGAGAAGGAGCTGGGCCTTTCGATTACCCAGGAGCAGATCGATGAATTAAAAGCACATCAGGACGAGATTAATTTCGAGGTGGCAAAGGAGCGCGAAAAGCAGGTGCGCCACGACGTCATGTCCCATGTATACGCATACGGCGTTCAGTGTCCGAAGGCAAAAGGCATTATCCATCTCGGAGCTACCTCCTGCTATGTAGGAGATAATACGGACATTATCATCATGGCCGAGGCTCTTTCGTTGGTACGGAAAAAGCTGATCAATGTCCTTGATGAGATGGCAAAGTTTGCTGAGCGGTACAAGGCTCAGCCGACGCTTGCATTTACCCATTTCCAGCCGGCCCAGCCGACGACGGTGGGCAAGAGGGCCACACTTTGGATGATGGAGCTGAAGCTGGATCTGGATGATCTTGATTACCTCATTCACTCTCTGCGCCTTTTAGGTTCCAAGGGAACGACGGGAACCCAGGCAAGCTTCCTGGAGCTGTTCGACGGCGACCATACAAAGTGCAGAAAACTGGATCAGATGATTGCAGAGAAGATGGGATTCGAGGGCTGCTATCCGGTATCGGGCCAGACCTATTCGAGAAAAATCGACAGCCGCGTGATGAGCGTCCTTGCCGGAATCGCACAGAGCGCCCACAAATTCTCCAACGATATCCGCCTTCTTCAGCATTTGAAGGAAGTGGAAGAGCCTTTTGAGAAGAACCAGATTGGTTCCTCCGCTATGGCATACAAGAGAAACCCGATGAGAAGCGAGCGTATGGCGTCTCTGGCCAACTACGTGATGGCCGATATGATGAACCCGATGATGGTTGCCTCCACCCAGTGGTTTGAGAGAACACTGGACGACTCCGCCAATAAGCGCTTAAGCATTCCGGAGGGATTCCTGGCAATTGACGGTATCCTGGATCTCTATCTGAATGTGGTGGACGGACTCGTGGTATACCCGAAAGTAATCGAGAAACGCCTGATGTCCGAGCTGCCGTTCATGGCTACAGAGAATATTATGATGGATGCCGTAAAAGCCGGCGGAGACAGACAGGAGCTGCATGAGAAGATCCGCACGCTCTCCATGGAAGCAGGCCGCAACGTAAAAGAACAGGGCCTCGACAATAACCTTCTGGAACTGATCGCAGCCGATCCCGCATTCAACCTGACGATTGAGGAATTGAAACAGGCCATGGATCCTTCCAGGTATACGGGCCGCGCCAAAGAGCAGGTGGAGGAATTCCTTGAGGAAGTGATTCAGCCTGTGCTGGATGCCAATAAAGAAGAACTGGGCGTGAAAGCTGAGATTAACGTGTAAGCCGAGATTGACATGAAAGTCGGGATTGACGCGTAAGTCGAGATTAACGTGAAAAAGCTGAGATTAACTTTATAATGAGATTCCCCTTACGCCCGCACTGGATGTGCAGGAAGGGGAATCTCATTTTTATTGAGGGCAATGAAAAGTTCTTGAAGCGAGCTTTCGGTCGTTGTCCGCCGGCGGTGATTGCCGGATCGGACCCGGAAGAAACCACGATTGACGAAAGACCCAGAATCGAATACACTGTAATAGTCAAAAATAAAGGCGTATCGATAAAGACATACCGATAGAGACGCACCGAAGGGAATCAGGCCATGGATAAACACGGAAAAATCAATCTGGAGTATTATAAGGTATTTTATTATGTTTGCAGAAGCGGAGGAATTACGGCTGCCGCAGAGGAACTCTGCATTTCCCAGCCTGCCGTCAGCCAGGCGGTGCACCAGTTGGAGGCTGCGCTCGGATGCCGCCTGTTCCTGCGCACATCAAAGGGCGTGAAACTCACCAGAGAGGGAGAAGTGCTCCATTCTTATATAAAAAGAGGTATTGAATCAATCTATGATGGGGAAGATACTCTGAAAAGGATACAGGATCTGGATACGGGAGAGATTCGGATCGGGGCCAGCGATATGACCCTTCAGTTCTATCTGCTGCCATATCTGGAAAAATTTCATGAACGATATCCGAAGATCAAGGTGAATGCGTCAAACGGGCCGACGCCGGAGACACTGGAGTTTCTAAACGAGGGAAAAATTGATTTCGGGATCGTCAGCACACCGTTTGAAGCGCGGCCGGGCGTAGAAAGCATCCCCGTAAAAGAGGTGGAAAATATCTTTATTGCCGGTCCGAAGTTTGGGAAAGAGCTTCAGGGGCGCCGGCTGAAATACAGTGAGCTTTTGGATTATCCATGTATCTTCCTCGAAAAGAAGACAAGCACCAGGCGGTTTATGGATTTGTTCCTGGAAGAGAAAGGAATAACGCTGGAACCGGAATTTGAACTGGCCACCAGCGATATGATTGTCCAGTTTGCCAAAAGAAACCTGGGAATCGGGTGCCTGATGTCCGATTTTGCGAAAGAGGCCCTTGAGCTTGGGGAAGTTTTCAGGCTGGAATTCGGGGAGGAGATGCCCCACAGGCATTTTTGCCTGGTAACATCGAAAAAATCTTATATCTCTCCGGCTGCGGCAAGACTTTTGGCCGAACTTAAATAAGCGTGGATTATGTCAAACATAAATAATATTGATTTTACTTATGAAGAGAATTCGTGTATCCTAAGCATGTAAACAACGGGTTGAAGATCAGCCGCGGGCTGATTGATAAAAAACGACAACAACGATTCCTGGGAGGAAAATATTCATGGTAAGAGCAATAGTAGGAGCAAACTGGGGAGACGAGGGCAAGGGTAAAATTACGGATATGCTGGCCGAAGAGTCGGATATTATCATCCGGTTCCAGGGAGGAAGCAATGCGGGCCATACAATTATCAACGATTACGGCCGTTTCGCCCTTCATCTGCTGCCGTCCGGCGTATTTTACAATCACACAACCAGCATTATCGGCAACGGTGTGGCATTAAATATCCCCTATCTTGTCAATGAGATAAATGACCTTGTCTCAAAAGGCGTGCCAAAACCCAGAATCCTGGTATCCGACCGGGCCCAGATTCTGATGCCTTACCATGTGCAGTTCGACGAATACGAGGAGGAGCGTCTCGGAGGAAAGTCCTTCGGTTCCACAAAATCCGGTATTGCGCCGTTCTACTCAGATAAATATGCAAAAATCGGTTTCCAGGTCAGCGAGCTTTTCGACGCGGCGGGCCTGAAGGAGAAAATTTGCCGGGTATGCGAGACAAAGAATGTGCTTCTTGAGCATCTTTACCACAAACCGCTCCTTGATCCGGAACAGCTTTTTGAAGAAATGATGAAATATAAAGAGATGGTGGAGCCGTATGTCTGCGACGTATCTTCCTATCTCTACCATGCAATCAGGGAAGGAAAAAACATCCTGCTGGAAGGCCAGTTAGGCTCATTAAAAGATCCGGACCACGGCATTTACCCGATGGTTACCTCCTCCTCCACCCTGGCGGCTTACGGCGCCATCGGAGCAGGCATTCCTCCCTATGAGATTAAAAACATCACGACGGTCGTAAAGGCATACTCCAGCGCAGTCGGCGGCGGAGCCTTTGTAAGCGAAATCTTCGGCGAGGAAGCCGACGAGCTGAGACGCCGCGGCGGAGACAAGGGAGAATTCGGCGCTACAACAGGCCGTCCGAGACGCGTGGGCTGGTTCGACGCCGTTGCCAGCAGATACGGCTGCCGCATCCAGGGAACAACAGAAGCCGCCCTGACCGTATTAGACGTGCTCGGCTACCTGGACGAGCTCACAATCTGTACCGGCTATGAGATAGACGGAGAAATCGTCAAAGACTTCCCTGTAACCTATAAACTGGAGAAAGCAAAACCCGTCTATAAAAAAATGCCGGGCTGGAAATGCGATAT is part of the [Clostridium] symbiosum genome and encodes:
- the purC gene encoding phosphoribosylaminoimidazolesuccinocarboxamide synthase, translating into MKKVDLLYEGKAKKVYTTEDPDILIVDYKDDATAFNGLKKGTIVGKGAINNRMTNHIFRLLEAEGVPTHLVEELSDRETAVKKVEIVPLEVIIRNFSAGSFAKKMGMEEGIEFKCPTLEFSYKNDDLGDPFINKYYALSLELATEEEIDAITKYAFKVNEVMRRYFGSLGIELIDFKIEFGRYHGQIILADEVSPDTCRLWDKETHEKLDKDRFRRDMGNVEDAYNEVFRRLGIADRK
- the purB gene encoding adenylosuccinate lyase; the encoded protein is MYDRYVSPLSERYASKEMQYIFSPEKKFRTWRKLWIALAETEKELGLSITQEQIDELKAHQDEINFEVAKEREKQVRHDVMSHVYAYGVQCPKAKGIIHLGATSCYVGDNTDIIIMAEALSLVRKKLINVLDEMAKFAERYKAQPTLAFTHFQPAQPTTVGKRATLWMMELKLDLDDLDYLIHSLRLLGSKGTTGTQASFLELFDGDHTKCRKLDQMIAEKMGFEGCYPVSGQTYSRKIDSRVMSVLAGIAQSAHKFSNDIRLLQHLKEVEEPFEKNQIGSSAMAYKRNPMRSERMASLANYVMADMMNPMMVASTQWFERTLDDSANKRLSIPEGFLAIDGILDLYLNVVDGLVVYPKVIEKRLMSELPFMATENIMMDAVKAGGDRQELHEKIRTLSMEAGRNVKEQGLDNNLLELIAADPAFNLTIEELKQAMDPSRYTGRAKEQVEEFLEEVIQPVLDANKEELGVKAEINV
- a CDS encoding LysR family transcriptional regulator is translated as MDKHGKINLEYYKVFYYVCRSGGITAAAEELCISQPAVSQAVHQLEAALGCRLFLRTSKGVKLTREGEVLHSYIKRGIESIYDGEDTLKRIQDLDTGEIRIGASDMTLQFYLLPYLEKFHERYPKIKVNASNGPTPETLEFLNEGKIDFGIVSTPFEARPGVESIPVKEVENIFIAGPKFGKELQGRRLKYSELLDYPCIFLEKKTSTRRFMDLFLEEKGITLEPEFELATSDMIVQFAKRNLGIGCLMSDFAKEALELGEVFRLEFGEEMPHRHFCLVTSKKSYISPAAARLLAELK
- a CDS encoding adenylosuccinate synthase: MVRAIVGANWGDEGKGKITDMLAEESDIIIRFQGGSNAGHTIINDYGRFALHLLPSGVFYNHTTSIIGNGVALNIPYLVNEINDLVSKGVPKPRILVSDRAQILMPYHVQFDEYEEERLGGKSFGSTKSGIAPFYSDKYAKIGFQVSELFDAAGLKEKICRVCETKNVLLEHLYHKPLLDPEQLFEEMMKYKEMVEPYVCDVSSYLYHAIREGKNILLEGQLGSLKDPDHGIYPMVTSSSTLAAYGAIGAGIPPYEIKNITTVVKAYSSAVGGGAFVSEIFGEEADELRRRGGDKGEFGATTGRPRRVGWFDAVASRYGCRIQGTTEAALTVLDVLGYLDELTICTGYEIDGEIVKDFPVTYKLEKAKPVYKKMPGWKCDIRGIREYSKLPAECRAYIEEIQKEIGVPITMVSNGPGRNEIIRVK